GAAAAAAATGATGATGGCGCCGGCAGTAGAACCGGAAATTACATGGCATATTTGATTAATCGAATTTATATGGCTAATCCTGATATTTTTGGCACAGATCAAAAATTCAAATTAGATGGTTCGGTAAAACAAGAAACAGTTGCCAAAGCTACCGGTGAATTACCAGGAAGCATCAGCTACAACGGAGCTACAATGCAAGTTCCAAACGATACCACAACTTCTCTGTGGGCAAAAAATGGACCAGGTGAAAGTAATTACCGCTTTGGTATTGGTGGCACAGATGCTAATTACGCTGATTATTGGAATAAAATTTATGCAAAACCAAAGACCAATAATAATCAACAAAAAAACAACACGACAACTAACGGAAACAGTACCAATAATAATTCAAATAGCAACAGCAATACAAATAATAACAATAATTCAACAAGTAACAATGGTAGTACTACAAATAACAATGCAAATAGCAACGGGACTACCAACAATAATACAGGACAATAATAAAAGCAGGCGAAAATTCGCCTGCTTTTTTATCTTCTATTATTAATACCGATCAGCAAAACACATGCTAAAAAACAAATAAGCCAAATGCTTTACGAAATTTTTTCTTTATCCCAATTATTAAAATAAGCGTCCATAAAATAGCACGGACGCTTATTTAGCTTATTCGATTATTTTGTTGAGCCTTTTTCATCAATACCATAAGGTAAGATAATTGTCTTTTCTTCGACATCTTCTTTATTCATCATTTTGGTCAACAAACGCATTGAAACTGCCCCGATATCATACAATGGTTGGGTAATACTAGATAGACGTGGACGGGCAACGTCTGTTAGTAATGAATTATTACTTGTCAGAATTTCAAAATCCTCTGGTACATTAACACCTTCATCAACTAAACCATCTAAAATACCAATTGCCAGTTCATCATCTGTAACAAAAGCTGCTGTAGCACCACTGTTTTTAAGACGTGAAACTAAAGAAATACCATCTTTAAAGTTGTATTTTGCTTCAAAAATTAACCCTTCATTGTAGGTTAAATTATTTTCTTTTAGTGCTTCTTTATAACCTTGTAAACGGTTTTGACCATTAATTGGATCAATCAATGCACCACTGACAAAAGCAATTTTTTCATTGCCGTTTTTTGCTAATAAATTAACAGCGTCTTTTGTTGCATTTGTATAATCAATGTTTACACTACCTACTTGTTCATCTGGGTCAATTGAGCCTGCTAACACAACGGGTGTCTTAGAACGGGAAAATTCACCACGAATTTCATCGGTAATACGGTGTCCCATAAAAATAACGCCATCTACTTGTTTAGCTAATAAATTGTTTAAAACGTTCACTTCTTTTTGTGTATCACCATCTGAGTTAGCTAAAATAATATTGTATTTGTACATTGTCGCTACATCATCAATCCCGCGAGCTAATGAAGCAAAATACATGTTGCTAACATCAGGAATGATAACCCCTACCGTTGTCGTTTTTTTACTTGCTAAGCCACGGGCAACTGCGTTAGGCCGATAGTCTAGGCGATCGATAACCTCTAAGACTTTTTTGCGAGTAGCAGGCTTCACATTGGGATTGCCATTGACAACACGCGAAACAGTAGCCATTGAAACATTGGCTTCACGGGCAACGTCATAAATTGTAATTGTTTGTTTGTCCATTTCATATCTCCTTATTTGATAGCGTGATTTGTATTTTCTGAAAATACCATTTACA
The DNA window shown above is from Enterococcus montenegrensis and carries:
- the ccpA gene encoding catabolite control protein A, producing the protein MDKQTITIYDVAREANVSMATVSRVVNGNPNVKPATRKKVLEVIDRLDYRPNAVARGLASKKTTTVGVIIPDVSNMYFASLARGIDDVATMYKYNIILANSDGDTQKEVNVLNNLLAKQVDGVIFMGHRITDEIRGEFSRSKTPVVLAGSIDPDEQVGSVNIDYTNATKDAVNLLAKNGNEKIAFVSGALIDPINGQNRLQGYKEALKENNLTYNEGLIFEAKYNFKDGISLVSRLKNSGATAAFVTDDELAIGILDGLVDEGVNVPEDFEILTSNNSLLTDVARPRLSSITQPLYDIGAVSMRLLTKMMNKEDVEEKTIILPYGIDEKGSTK